In Scomber scombrus chromosome 17, fScoSco1.1, whole genome shotgun sequence, the following proteins share a genomic window:
- the LOC133997227 gene encoding myosin-6-like encodes MGDALMAEFGKAITFLRKSDKERLEAQTRPFDIKTECFVVDDKVEYMKGKIQSKDGGMATVKKEDGTTVTVKEVDVHPQNPPKFDKIEDMAMFTFLHEPAVLFNLKERYAAWMIYTYSGLFCVTVNPYKWLPVYDSEVVAAYRGKKRSEAPPHIFSISDNAYQYMLTDRENQSVLITGESGAGKTVNTKRVIQYFASIAAVSGCKRDPSKGTLEDQIIQANPALEAFGNAKTLRNDNSSRFGKFIRIHFGNSGKLSSADIETYLLEKSRVTFQLKAERNYHIFYQILSNQKPELLDMLLITNNPYDYSYISQGEVSVASINDSEELMATDSAFDVLGFSQEEKMGVYKLTGAIMHHGNMKFKQKQREEQAEPDGTEAADKSAYLMGLNSADLIKGLCHPRVKVGNEYVTKGQSVDQVYYSIGALGKSVYEKMFNWMVVRINHSLDTKQHREYFIGVLDIAGFEIFDFNTFEQLCINYTNEKLQQFFNHHMFVLEQEEYKKEGIDWEFIDFGMDLQACIDLIEKPMGIMSILEEECMFPKASDQTFKSKLYDNHLGKNKMFEKPRPAKGKAEAHFALVHYAGTVDYNIGGWLVKNKDPLNETVVGLYQKSSLKLLSMLFSSYAGADGDKASGKGAKKKGSSFQTVSALHRENLAKLMNNLKTTHPHFVRCLIPNEKKTPGAMDNCLVMHQLRCNGVLEGIRICRKGFPNRVLYGDFKQRYRILNASAIPEGQFIDCKKSAEKLLGSLDIDHTQYRFGHTKVFFKAGLLGTLEEMRDEQLSRIITRIQANARAILMRAEFAKLMERRDALMVVQWNLRSFLGVKNWPWMKLFFKIKPLLKSAESEKEMANIKDEFNKLKEALEKSETRRKELEEKIVTLLQEKNDMTLQIQSEQDTLTDAEERCELLIKSKIQLEAKLKELTERLEDEEELNADLTAKKRKLEDECSELKKDIDDLELTLAKVEKEKHATENKVKNLMEEMASQDENIMKLTKEKKALQEAHQQTLDDLQSEEDKANSLTKAKGKLEQQVDDLEGSLEQEKKVRIDLERSKRKLEGDLKLTQESLMDLENDKQQLEEKLKKKDFEASQINSRLEDEQVTSVQLQKKLKENQARIEELEEELDAERAVRAKVEKQRSDLSRELEDISERLEEAGGATSAQVEMNKKRDAEYQKLRRELEESTLQHESTAASLRKKHADSVAELGEQIDNLQRVKQKLEKEKSELKLELDDLSSNMESVVKNKSNIEKMCRTMEDNMNEYKSKYEESQRSINDMTTQRAKLLTENGEFGRQLEEKECLISQLTRGKTSYNQQVEDLRRQLEEEVKAKNALAHAVQSARHDCDLLREQFEEEQEAKAELQRALSKSNTEVSAWRTKYETDGIQRTEELEEAKKKLVQRLQEAEEAIEVVNAKCSSFEKTKHRLQNEIEDLMLDLERSNAASASLDKKQRAFDKVIAEWKQKFEESQCELEASQKEARSLSTELFKLKNAYEECLDQLETMKRENKNLQEEISDLTDQLGEGGRSSHELEKIRKQLEQEKAELQSALEEAEGSLEHEESKILRAQLEFNQVKADMERKVAEKDEEMEQAKRNYQRMLESLQSSLESETRSRNEALRVKKKMEGDLNEMEIQLSQANRQAADSQKQLKSLQAFLKDTQLQLDDSQHGNDDLRENIALLERRNNLIQAELEEVRAALEQTDRSRKMAEQELTDATERMQLLHSQNTSLINQKKKHETDLLHLQNEMEEAIQENRNADEKAKKAITDAAMMAEELKKEQDTCAHLERMKKNMEQTIKDLQHRLDEAEQIAMKGGKKQLQKLEARIKELENELEAEQRRGTDSIKGVRKYERRVKELTYQTEEDRKNMARLQDLVDKLQLKVKSYKHAAEEAEEAASTNIAKLRKLQHELDEAEERADIAESQVNKLRAKTRDGSSKKGLDD; translated from the coding sequence ATGGGTGACGCTCTGATGGCCGAGTTTGGGAAAGCTATTACTTTCCTGAGAAAGTCGGACAAGGAGCGTCTGGAGGCTCAGACCAGACCTTTTGATATCAAGACTGAATGCTTCGTAGTTGATGATAAGGTGGAGTACATGAAGGGAAAAATCCAGAGCAAAGATGGAGGGATGGCGACTGTGAAGAAGGAGGATGGAACAACGGTAACTGTGAAGGAGGTAGACGTCCACCCACAGAACCCACCCAAGTTTGATAAAATTGAAGACATGGCGATGTTCACTTTCCTTCACGAGCCGGCTGTGCTGTTTAACCTCAAAGAGCGTTACGCAGCCTGGATGATCTACACCTACTCCGGGCTCTTCTGCGTCACTGTCAACCCCTACAAGTGGCTTCCTGTGTATGACTCTGAGGTGGTGGCAGCTTACAGGGGGAAGAAGAGATCCGAAGCTCCCCCTCACATCTTCTCCATCTCTGATAACGCCTACCAGTACATGCTGACTGACAGGGAGAACCAGTCTGTCCTCATCACTGGAGAATCCGGTGCCGGGAAGACTGTGAACACCAAGAGAGTCATCCAGTACTTTGCCAGCATTGCTGCTGTCAGCGGATGCAAAAGGGACCCCAGCAAAGGAACCCTGGAGGATCAAATCATCCAGGCAAACCCGGCGCTGGAGGCCTTTGGAAACGCCAAAACGTTGAGAAATGACAATTCCTCTCGTTTTGGAAAGTTCATCCGTATTCACTTCGGAAACAGCGGTAAGCTGTCGTCCGCTGACATTGAGACGTATCTGTTGGAGAAGTCTCGTGTCACCTTTCAGCTCAAGGCTGAGAGGAACTACCACATCTTCTACCAGATCCTGTCCAATCAGAAGCCAGAGCTGCTGGACATGCTGTTAATCACCAACAACCCATATGACTACTCATACATCTCCCAAGGAGAAGTATCTGTTGCCTCCATCAACGATTCAGAGGAGCTGATGGCCACTGACAGCGCCTTCGATGTACTCGGCTTCTCTCAGGAGGAGAAGATGGGCGTCTACAAACTGACCGGTGCCATCATGCACCACGGCAACATGAAGTTCAAGCAGAAGCAGCGCGAGGAGCAGGCCGAGCCTGACGGGACAGAGGCTGCTGATAAATCAGCTTACCTGATGGGGCTGAACTCTGCTGACCTCATCAAAGGGCTGTGCCATCCCAGAGTCAAAGTAGGCAACGAGTACGTCACCAAAGGCCAGAGTGTGGACCAAGTCTACTACTCCATCGGAGCGCTGGGTAAGTCTGTGTATGAAAAGATGTTTAACTGGATGGTGGTGAGAATCAACCATTCCCTGGACACCAAACAGCACCGGGAGTACTTCATAGGAGTTCTGGATATTGCAGGATTTGAGATCTTTGATTTCAACACTTTTGAGCAGCTGTGTATTAACTACACCAATGAGAAACTGCAACAGTTTTTCAATCATCACATGTTTGTTCTGGAGCAAGAAGAGTACAAGAAAGAGGGCATTGACTGGGAGTTCATCGACTTTGGGATGGACTTGCAAGCTTGCATTGATCTTATTGAGAAACCAATGGGGATCATGTCAATTCTGGAAGAAGAATGCATGTTTCCCAAAGCCAGTGACCAGACCTTCAAGTCCAAGCTCTATGATAATCATTTGGgcaagaacaaaatgtttgAGAAGCCAAGGCCAGCAAAAGGGAAAGCAGAGGCTCATTTTGCCCTGGTTCACTATGCTGGCACTGTGGACTACAACATTGGTGGTTGGCTGGTTAAAAACAAAGACCCCTTGAATGAAACTGTGGTCGGTCTTTACCAGAAATCTTCTCTTAAACTCCTCAGTATGCTGTTTTCAAGCTATGCAGGAGCTGATGGTGACAAGGCAAGCGGGAAAGGAGCCAAGAAGAAAGGCTCATCATTTCAGACAGTGTCTGCACTTCACAGAGAAAATCTGGCCAAGTTGATGAACAACCTGAAGACAACACATCCCCACTTTGTCCGCTGTCTGATTCCTAATGAGAAGAAAACTCCAGGAGCCATGGACAACTGTCTGGTGATGCACCAGCTACGCTGTAACGGTGTCCTGGAAGGCATCCGAATCTGCAGGAAGGGTTTCCCAAACAGGGTGCTCTATGGAGACTTCAAACAGCGGTACAGAATCCTGAATGCCTCTGCCATCCCTGAGGGTCAGTTTATTGATTGCAAGAAGAGTGCTGAGAAGTTGCTTGGATCTCTGGACATTGACCACACACAGTACAGGTTTGGCCACACCAAGGTTTTCTTTAAAGCAGGCCTGCTGGGAACACTGGAGGAGATGCGAGATGAGCAACTATCTCGAATCATCACCAGGATCCAGGCCAATGCTCGGGCCATCCTCATGAGGGCAGAGTTTGCAAAGCTCATGGAACGCAGAGATGCTCTGATGGTCGTCCAGTGGAACCTTCGCTCTTTCCTGGGAGTAAAGAACTGGCCCTGGATGAAACTCTTCTTTAAGATTAAACCCCTGCTGAAGAGTGCTGAGTCCGAGAAAGAGATGGCCAACATAAAAGATGAGTTCAATAAGCTCAAGGAAGCTCTGGAGAAATCTGAAACAAGAAGAAAGGAATTAGAGGAGAAAATAGTGACTCTTCTCCAAGAGAAGAACGATATGACTCTGCAAATTCAGTCTGAACAGGACACTTTAACAGATGCTGAAGAACGCTGTGAACTGCTCATAAAGAGCAAGATTCAGCTGGAGGCCAAGCTGAAAGAGTTGACAGAAAGactggaagatgaagaggagctGAATGCAGACCTCACAGCTAAGAAACGGAAGCTTGAAGATGAGTGCTCAGAGTTAAAGAAAGATATAGATGATCTTGAGCTGACTTTAGCCAAGgttgagaaagagaaacacGCCACAGAGAATAAAGTGAAAAACCTCATGGAGGAAATGGCTTCACAGGATGAGAACATCATGAAGCTGACCAAAGAGAAGAAGGCACTGCAGGAGGCTCACCAGCAGACACTGGATGACCTTCAGAGTGAAGAAGACAAAGCCAACAGTTTGACCAAAGCCAAAGGTAAGTTGGAGCAGCAGGTGGATGACCTGGAAGGTTCACTGGAGCAAGAGAAGAAAGTCAGGATAGACCTGGAGCGCTCCAAGAGAAAACTCGAAGGAGACCTGAAACTGACCCAGGAGAGTTTGATGGATTTAGAAAATGACAAGCAACAGctggaggaaaaactcaagaaAAAAGACTTTGAGGCCAGCCAAATTAATTCAAGACTGGAAGATGAGCAGGTCACTTCAGTTCAGCTTCAAAAGAAGCTGAAAGAAAACCAGGCGAGGAtcgaggagctggaggaggagctggatgCTGAGCGTGCAGTCCGAGCTAAAGTTGAGAAGCAGCGCTCCGATCTTTCTCGTGAGCTGGAAGACATCAGCGAACGTCTGGAGGAAGCAGGTGGAGCCACGTCAGCTCAGGTGGAAATGAATAAGAAGAGAGATGCTGAATATCAGAAGCTGCGCAGAGAGCTGGAAGAGTCCACCCTCCAACATGAGTCCACCGCTGCCTCCCTGAGAAAGAAACATGCAGACAGCGTCGCTGAACTAGGCGAACAGATTGACAACCTGCAGCGTGTGAAGCAGAAGCTGGAGAAGGAAAAGAGTGAGCTGAAGCTGGAGCTGGATGACTTATCCTCAAATATGGAAAGTGTGGTGAAGAACAAGTCAAACATTGAGAAGATGTGCCGAACAATGGAAGACAACATGAATGAGTACAAGAGTAAATATGAAGAGTCTCAACGGTCCATCAATGATATGACTACCCAGAGGGCCAAACTGCTCACTGAGAACGGAGAGTTCGGCCGGCAGTTGGAGGAGAAAGAGTGTCTTATATCCCAGCTGACCAGAGGGAAGACCTCATACAACCAGCAGGTCGAAGATCTACGCAGACAACTGGAAGAGGAAGTGAAGGCAAAGAATGCCCTTGCCCACGCTGTGCAATCTGCTCGTCACGACTGTGATCTGCTCCGAGAGCAGTTtgaagaggagcaggaagcCAAGGCTGAGCTGCAGAGAGCTCTGTCCAAATCCAACACTGAGGTCTCAGCGTGGAGGACCAAATATGAAACAGATGGAATCCAGAGAACAGAGGAGCTGGAAGAAGCCAAGAAGAAGCTGGTTCAGAGGCTGCAGGAGGCAGAAGAAGCCATCGAGGTAGTGAACGCAAAGTGTTCATCCTTCGAAAAGACCAAACACCGCCTCCAGAATGAAATCGAAGACCTGATGCTGGACCTTGAGAGATCCAATGCAGCCTCTGCATCACTGGATAAAAAGCAAAGAGCATTTGATAAAGTCATTGCAGAGTGGAAGCAGAAGTTTGAAGAGTCACAATGTGAGCTGGAGGCTTCTCAGAAGGAGGCTCGATCTCTGAGCACGGAACTCTTCAAACTGAAGAACGCCTATGAGGAATGTCTGGATCAACTGGAGAcaatgaagagagagaacaagaaccTGCAAGAGGAGATCTCAGATCTCACTGACCAGCTTGGGGAAGGTGGTAGGAGCTCTCACGAACTGGAGAAGATTCGGAAGCAGCTTGAACAAGAAAAGGCTGAACTCCAGTCGGCACTGGAGGAGGCTGAAGGTTCTCTGGAGCACGAAGAGAGCAAGATCCTCCGAGCTCAGCTAGAGTTCAACCAAGTGAAGGCCGACATGGAGCGGAAGGTAGCAGAGAAAGACGAGGAAATGGAGCAGGCCAAAAGAAACTACCAACGGATGCTTGAGTCGCTTCAGTCCTCTCTGGAGTCTGAGACCAGGAGCCGCAATGAGGCCCTGAGAGTAAAGAAGAAGATGGAAGGTGACCTCAACGAGATGGAGATTCAGCTCAGCCAAGCTAACAGGCAGGCAGCTGACTCCCAGAAACAGCTCAAGAGCCTGCAGGCATTCCTGAAGGACACTCAGCTGCAGCTGGATGATTCTCAGCATGGCAACGATGACCTGAGAGAGAACATCGCACTCCTGGAGCGCCGAAACAACCTGATCCAGGCGGAGCTGGAGGAAGTGAGGGCCGCCCtcgagcagacagacagaagtcGGAAGATGGCCGAACAGGAGCTGACTGACGCGACAGAGCGCATGCAGCTCCTTCACTCCCAGAACACCAGCCTGATCaaccagaagaagaagcatGAAACAGACCTCCTTCACCTGCAGAATGAGATGGAGGAGGCCATTCAGGAAAACCGCAACGCTGATGAGAAGGCAAAAAAGGCTATCACAGATGCAGCCATGATGGcggaggagctgaagaaggagCAGGACACATGCGCCCATCTGGAGCGCATGAAGAAGAACATGGAGCAGACCATCAAAGACCTGCAGCACCGTCTGGATGAGGCCGAGCAGATCGCCATGAAGGGCGGAAAAAAGCAACTCCAGAAACTGGAGGCTCGCATCAAAGAGCTGGAAAATGAGCTGGAggcggagcagaggagaggaactGACTCCATCAAAGGTGTTCGTAAGTATGAACGCCGCGTCAAGGAGCTCACCTACCAGACCGAGGAAGACCGCAAGAACATGGCTCGTCTCCAGGACCTGGTGGACAAACTGCAGCTGAAGGTGAAGTCCTACAAGCATGCGGCTGAAGAGGCCGAGGAGGCGGCAAGCACCAACATAGCCAAACTCCGCAAGCTGCAGCACGAGCTGGACGAGGCGGAGGAGAGGGCCGACATCGCCGAGTCGCAGGTGAACAAGCTGAGAGCGAAGACCAGGGACGGATCATCCAAGAAGGGCCTGGATGACTGA